A window of Juglans regia cultivar Chandler chromosome 7, Walnut 2.0, whole genome shotgun sequence contains these coding sequences:
- the LOC109001965 gene encoding transmembrane protein 87A, which produces MTRLSCSRTVAALLYLCFACIGIESSVHEYAGERFATKGNAFVVHAGSEGIYSSVPTPSETDSQTSTNGESYIRFEKVTFRRDKEFANFSSGPVHAIVFEVEDRQTIGGSAYGGQRAVCCSADLAKLGVCSEGEIIHRPSTENPGWPQVVSVSFGVEELAAMLPSKSIQIAKTGMYNMYFIHCDPKLKGLVVDGNTIWKNPAGYLPGRMAPLMNFYGFMSFAFLILGIFWFSQYARFWREVLPLQNCITLVITLGMFEMTLWYFEYAEFNETGIRPTGITMWAVTSGSVKRTVARLIILMVAMGYGVVRPTLGGLTSKVVMLGVTFFVATEVLELVENVGAVSDLSGKARLFLILPVAVLDAFFILWIFTSLSATLNKLQARRMLIKLDIYRKFTNALAVAVIVSVGWICYELYFKSTDIYNEKWQTAWIIPAFWQALSFSLLCVICALWAPSQSSTRYAYSGDASDEFDKDDTNLTLIKPAPIPSKDVRSVPEARPVQGGNGVSNGDMEEEKTE; this is translated from the exons ATGACGCGGCTCTCCTGTTCCCGTACGGTTGCTGCTCTGCTTTACCTGTGCTTTGCCTGCATTGGAATCGAATCTTCGGTTCATGAATACGCCGGCGAGAGATTCGCCACTAAAGGCAATGCCTTCGTAGTCCACGCTGGCAGCGAGGGAATCTACTCTTCGGTCCCTACTCCGAGCGAGACCGACAGCCAGACTTCCACCAATGGCGAGTCTTACATACG TTTTGAAAAGGTTACATTTCGGAGAGACAAGGAATTTGCGAACTTCAGCTCGGGTCCAGTACATGCTATTGTTTTTGAGGTGGAAGATAGACAAACAATTGGGGGTTCAGCCTATGGGGGTCAAAGAGCAGTCTGTTGCTCAGCAGATCTTGCAAAATTAGGTGTATGTTCAGAAGGAGAAATAATCCACCGCCCATCTACAGAGAATCCTGGCTGGCCCCAAGTGGTTAGCGTCTCATTTGGTGTAGAGGAACTAGCTGCAATGTTGCCATCAAAGTCAATACAGATAGCTAAAACTGGGATGTATAACATGTATTTCATTCATTGCGATCCAAAGCTGAAAGGTTTAGTTGTGGATGGAAATACAATATGGAAAAATCCTGCTGGCTACTTACCTGGTCGAATGGCACCACTTATGAATTTCTACGGGTTCATGTCCTTTGCTTTTCTGATACTTGGGATCTTTTGGTTCTCCCAGTATGCAAGATTTTGGAGAGAAGTTCTTCCATTGCAGAACTGTATCACACTAGTCATAACGCTGGGCATGTTTGAGATGACTCTATGGTATTTTGAGTATGCCGAATTCAACGAGACTGGAATCAGGCCAACTGGGATAACCATGTGGGCTGTCACTTCTGGGTCTGTTAAGCGTACAGTAGCACGTTTGATCATTTTAATGGTTGCGATGGGCTATGGTGTTGTGAGACCTACCCTGGGTGGGCTTACATCAAAGGTGGTCATGCTCGGGGTGACATTCTTTGTGGCAACTGAAGTACTTGAATTGGTAGAAAATGTTGGTGCAGTAAGTGACCTTTCAGGAAAGGCAAGACTCTTTTTGATTCTTCCTGTGGCAGTCTTGGATGCTTTTTTCATTCTTTGGATATTTACTTCCCTCTCTGCCACATTAAACAAGCTTCAG GCTAGAAGAATGCTGATTAAACTGGATATATACAGGAAGTTTACAAATGCTTTGGCCGTAGCTGTTATTGTGTCCGTGGGTTGGATATGCTATGAG CTTTACTTCAAATCAACAGATATTTACAATGAGAAGTGGCAGACTGCATGGATCATCCCGGCATTCTGGCAAGCCTTGTCTTTCTCGCTCCTATGTGTGATCTGTGCTCTTTGGGCGCCCTCTCAGAGCTCAACACG ATATGCTTACTCTGGAGATGCAAGCGACGAGTTTGACAAGGATGATACAAACCTGACTCTCATAAAACCAGCCCCAATTCCTTCAAAGGATGTTCGAAGTGTACCTGAAGCTAGACCGGTGCAAGGTGGCAATGGAGTATCGAACGGTGAtatggaagaagagaagactGAGTAA
- the LOC109001964 gene encoding exocyst complex component EXO70A1-like: MEPPPPPEDSRIPLDSAEKIILRWDSTASEEARERMIFESDRQEVDRYLQAIDEIQRSLSSTSLSGDDSQGSNKVNTTIQIAMARLEDEFRNILLGHTSPIETDSFTSTTGIDPSSSTLSFSSITTSPTELDDLVDDHFGEEDLADASGRSSYRSSCSIREIDLVPSDAIFDLRSIAERMISANYLRECIQVYGSVRKSAVDASFRRLGIEKLSIGDIQRLEWEQLETKIRRWIRAAKVCVRVLFASEKRLCEQIFEGVGTAVDDACFMETVKGPAIQLFNFAEAISISRRSPEKLFKILDLHDALMDLIPDIDVVFESKSSESIRIQAAEILSRLAEAARGILSEFESAVLREPSKVPVPGGTIHPLTRYVMNYISLISDYKQTMNELVVSKPSTGSRYSGDPTTPDMEFAELEGKTPLALHLIWVIVILQFNLEGKSKHYKDTSLAHLFMMNNVHYIVQKVKGSTELREMIGDDYLKKLSGKLRQAATNYQRATWVRVLYCLRDEGLHVSGSFSSGVSKTALRERFKSFNAMFEEVHRTQAAWLVPDPQLREELRISISEKLIPAYRSFFGRFKSHIENGKHPENYIKYSVEDLETAVLDFFEGYQVSQHLRRRSG; the protein is encoded by the coding sequence atggAGCCGCCGCCGCCGCCGGAGGATAGCAGAATACCGTTGGATTCGGCGGAGAAAATAATTCTACGGTGGGACTCCACGGCGTCAGAagaagcgagagagagaatgatctTCGAGTCCGATCGCCAGGAGGTCGATCGTTACTTGCAGGCCATCGATGAAATCCAACGGTCGTTATCGTCGACCTCACTGTCCGGCGACGATAGCCAAGGCAGCAACAAGGTCAACACCACCATCCAGATCGCCATGGCTCGCCTGGAGGACGAGTTCCGCAACATCCTCCTCGGCCACACCTCTCCCATCGAAACCGACTCCTTCACCAGCACCACAGGCATCGATCCCAGCTCCTCCACCCTGTCCTTTTCTTCTATAACTACCAGTCCTACTGAACTCGACGACCTCGTGGATGACCATTTTGGGGAAGAGGATCTCGCGGACGCCAGCGGCAGATCAAGCTACCGATCATCCTGTAGCATCCGCGAGATCGATCTCGTACCGTCCGATGCGATCTTTGACCTCCGAAGCATCGCGGAGCGGATGATCTCCGCCAACTACCTCCGCGAGTGCATTCAAGTCTACGGCAGCGTCCGAAAATCAGCAGTTGACGCAAGTTTTCGGAGGCTAGGGATCGAAAAACTGAGTATCGGCGATATACAGAGGTTAGAGTGGGAGCAACTGGAGACGAAGATCCGACGGTGGATACGAGCCGCAAAGGTCTGCGTCAGGGTTTTGTTTGCGAGTGAGAAAAGGCTCTGCGAGCAGATTTTCGAAGGAGTGGGAACCGCCGTGGACGATGCGTGTTTTATGGAGACCGTTAAGGGCCCGGCGATTCAGTTGTTTAATTTTGCCGAGGCGATCAGTATAAGCCGGCGGTCCCCCGAGAAGTTGTTCAAAATCCTCGACCTCCACGACGCGTTGATGGATTTGATACCGGACATCGACGTCGTGTTCGAATCGAAATCATCCGAGTCTATACGGATTCAGGCAGCAGAGATTTTATCTCGGCTTGCGGAGGCTGCGAGGGGAATCTTGTCGGAGTTCGAGAGCGCGGTACTGCGCGAGCCGTCGAAAGTTCCAGTACCGGGCGGTACGATTCACCCACTGACGAGGTACGTGATGAATTATATAAGCTTGATTTCGGATTATAAGCAGACTATGAATGAGCTTGTCGTGTCAAAACCTTCTACTGGGTCAAGGTATTCGGGTGATCCGACGACTCCGGATATGGAGTTTGCGGAGCTAGAGGGAAAGACCCCTTTGGCGCTTCATTTGATTTGGGTGATTGTAATTTTGCAATTCAACTTGGAGGGCAAGTCGAAGCATTACAAGGATACTTCTTTAGCTCATTTATTTATGATGAACAACGTGCACTACATTGTTCAGAAAGTGAAAGGGTCGACGGAGTTAAGAGAAATGATTGGCGACGACTATCTGAAGAAGCTAAGCGGGAAGTTGAGGCAGGCCGCTACTAATTATCAGAGGGCGACTTGGGTGAGGGTATTGTATTGCTTGAGAGATGAGGGGTTGCATGTGAGTGGGAGTTTTTCGTCTGGGGTTTCCAAGACTGCTTTGAGAGAGAGGTTCAAGTCGTTCAATGCCATGTTTGAGGAGGTTCATAGGACTCAAGCTGCGTGGTTGGTACCCGATCCGCAGCTTAGGGAGGAGCTGCGGATATCTATATCTGAGAAGTTGATCCCGGCTTATAGGTCATTCTTTGGGCGGTTCAAGAGCCATATAGAGAACGGAAAGCACCCCGAGAATTACATCAAGTATTCAGTGGAAGATTTGGAGACTGCTGTCCTGGATTTCTTTGAGGGCTACCAGGTGTCCCAGCACCTGAGAAGGAGATCTGGATGA